The following are from one region of the Mesorhizobium sp. B2-8-5 genome:
- a CDS encoding HEAT repeat domain-containing protein: MAGAAKLNRPPIAAQEQIVPDIVRQHVEQAAFLWAQRDMLAAQKPPDEKAIVGIDRRLEANLDGVRVAGAAAWPFITAAYDDFPERGELFVYGWTAIEQTDGRRILEAVELGRTRDDEVHGLVGALAWHDAKAIGPLVRNWIASEDGFKRYLAVAACLEHGVDPKDVLVRLVRDPDMRVCATSLRLAGKARRADLVREIAAALESQYEAVRLSSALALNELGHAALAKPELHKQVLANGPDALIALRTIVKIGPDKDVRAWMGGLLKSPDTASLAVRGAGMLGDRTILNWLIHQMRNPALAVAAGGALLELFPEARNADLFTLEPAEIGQAFEDHFGDFGPNVPVADKVEAWGRAAALLG; this comes from the coding sequence ATGGCGGGCGCGGCGAAATTGAACCGGCCGCCTATCGCGGCGCAAGAGCAGATCGTCCCCGATATCGTACGCCAGCACGTCGAGCAGGCCGCATTCCTCTGGGCGCAGCGCGACATGCTGGCGGCCCAGAAGCCGCCGGACGAGAAAGCCATCGTGGGTATCGACCGGCGACTGGAGGCTAATCTGGACGGCGTGCGCGTCGCCGGAGCTGCCGCTTGGCCATTCATCACCGCAGCCTATGATGACTTTCCCGAGAGGGGCGAACTGTTCGTCTATGGCTGGACGGCAATAGAACAGACGGATGGGCGACGTATTCTCGAAGCCGTGGAGCTGGGCCGCACACGGGACGACGAAGTGCACGGGCTGGTCGGCGCACTTGCATGGCATGACGCCAAGGCGATCGGACCGCTGGTGCGCAACTGGATCGCGTCCGAGGATGGGTTCAAGCGTTATCTCGCGGTTGCCGCATGCCTGGAACACGGCGTGGATCCCAAGGACGTCCTGGTCCGCCTTGTCCGCGATCCAGATATGCGCGTGTGCGCAACAAGCCTGCGCCTTGCCGGCAAGGCGAGGCGCGCCGACCTAGTGCGCGAGATCGCTGCCGCCCTGGAATCGCAATATGAGGCGGTACGCCTTTCCAGCGCCCTGGCGCTGAACGAACTCGGTCACGCCGCTCTGGCAAAGCCCGAACTGCACAAACAGGTCCTGGCTAACGGACCCGACGCGCTGATTGCCTTGCGCACCATTGTGAAGATCGGGCCGGACAAGGATGTCCGCGCCTGGATGGGCGGGTTGCTGAAGTCGCCTGACACCGCGTCGCTTGCCGTGCGCGGGGCCGGCATGCTGGGTGACCGCACGATCCTGAACTGGCTTATTCATCAGATGCGCAATCCTGCGCTCGCCGTGGCGGCGGGCGGCGCGTTGCTCGAGCTTTTTCCGGAGGCGCGCAACGCGGATCTCTTCACGCTCGAGCCCGCGGAAATCGGCCAGGCATTCGAGGACCATTTCGGAGATTTCGGCCCGAATGTGCCGGTGGCCGACAAGGTGGAGGCCTGGGGAAGAGCGGCTGCCCTGCTTGGCTGA
- a CDS encoding DUF6484 domain-containing protein has protein sequence MAKLRNRIEGVVIGQFLGFDGDKPLVVFPGNPWETALPARSLASLSSDMIGQEVALLFEDGNPQKPLIVGRIVEPAKKPTGAQVFRDGERVRIHAEERLELRCGKATILMEADGRITIRGTYVASHASATNRMRGGSISLN, from the coding sequence ATGGCAAAGCTTCGTAATCGCATCGAAGGTGTCGTCATTGGCCAGTTTCTTGGCTTTGACGGCGACAAGCCGCTGGTCGTTTTTCCCGGCAATCCCTGGGAAACCGCGTTGCCGGCACGCAGCTTGGCCTCCTTGAGTTCCGACATGATCGGACAGGAGGTCGCGCTGCTGTTCGAAGACGGCAATCCGCAAAAGCCGCTGATCGTCGGCCGTATCGTGGAGCCTGCCAAAAAGCCAACAGGAGCTCAGGTCTTTCGCGATGGCGAGCGTGTGCGGATCCATGCCGAGGAGCGGCTTGAACTGCGCTGTGGCAAGGCCACGATTCTGATGGAGGCGGACGGCCGCATCACTATCCGCGGCACCTATGTCGCCAGCCATGCGAGCGCGACCAACCGCATGCGCGGCGGGTCGATCAGCCTGAATTGA
- the tssI gene encoding type VI secretion system tip protein VgrG, with translation MPNERATVVQTPAGADLTFTHLVGRDEISRCFAYTVGFVSKNRDVDPLKMLGGVVSVEGESDPKRWFSGLVSDFKLTRIEDRLAFYEATVRPWLWFLGNTTDCRIFQNMTAVEIVEKIFSKYGIAKFEKRLQGSYPQREYCVQYDESDLDFVQRLLEHEGIFYFFEHDEGKHTLILCDAMSKLKPAPGYEKVLYNFEGQASRRDVEYITEWIPGSAVRPGAYAHTDYDFEKPGADLMAKSAQPFAHKEASGENYRQPGAHLDVGRGDKIAGIRREELQAVHQHSTAVGTVRGLFSGCKFTLESFPRDDQNQDYLVVSAEYRLFDPGYRTQNEAHSENFKVVLGVAPTKLPYRPPRITPRPIMRGPQTATVVGPSGEEIFTDKYARVKVQFHWDRLGKKDQNSSCFVRVSQTWAGSGWGFIQIPRIGQEVIVDFIEGDPDLPIITGRVYNASQMPPYGLPGNATQSGWKSNSSKGGGGYNELMFEDKAGSELVNFQAQKDHHLLIKHDRNKTVQHDQSDRIDHDAKHSVGHNLDEDVGNNKTVKIGVDQTTNIGSNDTETVGANRSLTVMANETIHVVANSTENIDANHSQTVGLNQTVTVGVARVDTVGAAEARTVGASQTNTIGATRSVSVGISQSHDIGASDSWNVGAGQTVNIGADQNVTIGTAQSFNVGAARSASIGADDSTNVGGAHSLTVAKDSSIGISQNSAINVGKKLVINAGDEILIQTGSAKIMMKKDGSIAIEGKDISVKGSGKIVIKASGDITMKGSKIAEN, from the coding sequence ATGCCGAACGAACGTGCCACGGTTGTACAGACGCCGGCTGGCGCCGACCTGACCTTCACCCATCTCGTCGGCCGCGATGAGATCAGCCGTTGTTTCGCCTATACGGTCGGCTTCGTGTCGAAGAATCGTGACGTCGATCCGCTGAAGATGCTGGGCGGCGTCGTTTCGGTCGAGGGCGAATCCGATCCGAAGCGCTGGTTCAGCGGCCTTGTGTCGGATTTCAAGCTTACCCGCATCGAGGACCGGCTGGCCTTTTACGAGGCGACCGTCAGGCCATGGCTCTGGTTCCTCGGCAACACCACCGATTGCCGTATCTTCCAGAACATGACGGCGGTGGAGATCGTCGAGAAGATATTCTCGAAATACGGCATCGCCAAATTCGAGAAGCGGCTGCAGGGATCCTATCCCCAGCGCGAATATTGCGTCCAGTACGACGAGAGCGATCTCGATTTCGTGCAGCGGCTGCTCGAACACGAAGGCATCTTTTATTTCTTCGAGCACGACGAGGGCAAGCACACGCTCATTCTCTGTGACGCGATGAGCAAGCTGAAGCCGGCGCCCGGTTACGAGAAGGTGCTTTACAATTTCGAGGGCCAGGCGTCGCGGCGCGATGTCGAATACATCACCGAGTGGATACCTGGCAGCGCGGTGCGGCCGGGCGCCTATGCACACACGGACTACGACTTCGAGAAGCCCGGCGCCGATCTGATGGCGAAATCCGCCCAGCCTTTCGCCCATAAGGAGGCCTCGGGCGAAAACTATCGTCAGCCTGGCGCCCATCTCGATGTCGGGCGGGGCGACAAAATAGCGGGGATCCGCCGCGAGGAACTTCAGGCAGTGCACCAGCACAGCACGGCGGTTGGCACGGTGCGCGGCCTTTTTTCCGGGTGCAAGTTCACGCTGGAGAGCTTTCCGCGCGACGACCAGAACCAGGACTATCTGGTGGTCAGCGCCGAATACCGGCTGTTCGATCCGGGCTACCGGACCCAGAACGAGGCCCACAGCGAGAATTTCAAGGTAGTGCTCGGCGTGGCGCCCACCAAATTGCCCTATCGCCCACCGCGCATCACGCCGCGCCCGATCATGCGCGGTCCACAGACGGCGACCGTCGTCGGCCCTTCGGGCGAGGAAATCTTCACCGACAAATATGCGCGCGTGAAGGTGCAGTTTCACTGGGACCGGCTCGGCAAGAAGGACCAGAACTCCTCATGCTTCGTGCGCGTCTCGCAAACCTGGGCAGGCAGCGGTTGGGGCTTCATCCAGATCCCGCGCATCGGCCAGGAGGTCATCGTCGATTTCATCGAAGGCGATCCGGACCTGCCGATCATCACCGGCCGCGTCTACAACGCCTCGCAGATGCCTCCCTATGGCCTGCCGGGCAACGCCACGCAATCGGGCTGGAAGTCGAATTCCTCGAAAGGCGGCGGCGGTTACAACGAGCTGATGTTCGAGGACAAGGCGGGTTCCGAGCTGGTCAACTTCCAGGCCCAGAAGGACCACCATCTGCTGATCAAGCACGACCGCAACAAGACGGTCCAGCACGACCAGTCCGATCGCATCGACCACGACGCCAAGCACTCCGTCGGCCACAACCTCGACGAGGACGTCGGCAACAACAAGACGGTCAAGATCGGCGTCGACCAGACGACGAACATCGGCAGCAACGACACCGAGACGGTGGGCGCCAACCGTTCGCTGACGGTGATGGCAAACGAGACGATCCACGTCGTCGCCAACTCGACGGAGAACATCGACGCCAACCATTCGCAGACGGTGGGGCTGAACCAGACGGTCACTGTGGGTGTCGCGCGCGTGGACACGGTGGGAGCCGCCGAAGCGAGAACCGTGGGCGCCTCGCAGACGAACACGATCGGCGCGACGCGATCGGTAAGTGTGGGGATCAGCCAGAGCCATGACATCGGGGCCAGCGACAGCTGGAACGTCGGAGCCGGTCAGACCGTTAACATCGGCGCCGACCAGAACGTGACCATAGGCACCGCCCAGTCGTTCAATGTCGGTGCTGCGCGCAGCGCCAGCATCGGCGCCGACGACTCGACGAATGTCGGTGGCGCCCATTCGCTGACTGTCGCAAAGGACAGTTCGATCGGCATTAGCCAAAACAGCGCGATCAATGTCGGCAAGAAGCTGGTGATCAATGCCGGCGACGAGATCCTTATCCAGACCGGGTCGGCCAAGATCATGATGAAGAAAGACGGCTCGATCGCGATCGAGGGCAAGGATATCTCGGTCAAGGGATCGGGTAAGATCGTTATTAAAGCATCGGGCGACATCACCATGAAGGGCTCGAAGATTGCGGAGAATTAG
- the tagH gene encoding type VI secretion system-associated FHA domain protein TagH: MFISLQISNVDRLPAGTAASYAARDRSFEIGRENCDWTLSDPDKFISGRHCEVRYQAGSFWLYDVSRNGTFINGSSQRMSGPHRLAQGDRLLIGRYVVGVSIEDERAATGHPQASTGSTQRELPPSTGGPLDPGHQPFFTPAEQRSTGAAPVSTSSALQPGPAVPANRPAEADAILREIAKAAGIAPELLQSRDPHDVAAEIGSVLRTTVEQLSLLLKARAAAKVLAKSSNRTMIGAEDNNPLKFVPGIDDILEIMFAKRRAGYLDARHSVEDAFRDLKAHEIATYAAMQAALSRLLDDLSPEAIAKKIPPASFSSRKSQAWDALVATWRTMEDKHENGMLDVFLAYFAEAYAKADKQK; this comes from the coding sequence ATGTTCATCTCGCTCCAGATCAGCAATGTCGACAGGCTGCCGGCCGGCACCGCCGCCAGCTACGCCGCCCGCGACCGCAGCTTCGAGATCGGTCGCGAGAATTGCGACTGGACGCTGTCCGATCCGGACAAGTTCATCTCGGGCCGGCATTGCGAGGTCCGCTATCAGGCGGGCTCGTTCTGGCTCTACGATGTCTCGCGCAACGGCACTTTCATCAACGGTTCCAGCCAGCGCATGAGCGGGCCGCACCGGCTGGCCCAGGGCGACCGGCTGCTGATCGGCCGTTATGTCGTCGGCGTTTCGATCGAAGACGAACGAGCCGCGACCGGACATCCTCAGGCCAGTACAGGATCGACGCAGCGCGAGCTGCCGCCCTCGACCGGCGGCCCGCTGGATCCCGGCCATCAGCCGTTCTTCACTCCGGCGGAACAGCGCTCGACCGGGGCAGCGCCCGTCTCGACATCCTCGGCGCTGCAGCCCGGCCCGGCGGTTCCAGCCAACCGGCCCGCGGAGGCGGACGCGATATTGCGGGAGATCGCCAAGGCGGCGGGCATCGCGCCGGAGTTGCTGCAGTCGCGTGATCCGCACGATGTCGCGGCCGAGATCGGCTCCGTGCTGAGGACAACTGTCGAGCAACTGTCCCTGCTGCTCAAGGCGCGCGCGGCGGCAAAGGTGCTCGCCAAGAGTTCGAACCGGACGATGATCGGCGCCGAGGACAACAATCCGTTGAAATTCGTGCCGGGCATCGACGACATATTGGAGATCATGTTCGCCAAGCGCAGGGCCGGCTATCTCGACGCCAGGCATAGTGTCGAAGACGCGTTTCGCGACCTGAAGGCGCACGAAATCGCGACCTACGCCGCCATGCAGGCCGCGCTGTCGCGGTTGCTCGACGACCTGTCGCCGGAGGCGATCGCCAAGAAAATTCCGCCGGCATCCTTCTCGTCCAGGAAAAGCCAGGCCTGGGATGCGCTTGTCGCGACATGGCGGACGATGGAAGACAAGCACGAGAACGGCATGCTGGATGTCTTCCTCGCCTATTTCGCCGAAGCCTACGCCAAGGCCGACAAGCAGAAATAG
- the tssL gene encoding type VI secretion system protein TssL, long form, producing the protein MSSKDDPSRPLDKTVIRAPRPKQRPLAAAGSSGPEGVRSAPSPSRESTVFDPGGGRQMPTGWSSGTVLFQGPTPGAEANAAPGVQQDALLDAAGGVRYAAANPNLAAAAPLLMLLGQLRLMPVERQAAPLAEHIAEAIDTFELAIAKAGVAEEDARIAKFALCGTADDLVGNLPWPSKDSWLQHSLVAQFFHTQPTGAGFYEALNNVLAKPEAHYNLLELMHACLSLGFEGQYRGLAGERNTLERVRRDVYDTLRYFKPRAADDVSPRWQGMAAALPKPRARLPLWAVAAAAATLVTAAFFGLRVLITDEGDATARELLALNPSTPVTIERASVAAPTEPAQASPPPPVVPDATQIDRIRAALAKEIAGGGLSVGEKGEFIVVEINNQLLFAPGQAELKPQFQPIAAAIATALDAEPGPIKIVGHTDNVKPKKSSTFKSNFDLSVARAKAVQALVATQLKDPSRLSADGKGEDEPIADNGTADGRAKNRRVAMMIPKQETLQNGSAENGN; encoded by the coding sequence ATGAGCTCGAAGGACGATCCCTCCAGGCCGCTGGACAAAACCGTCATCCGCGCGCCGCGGCCGAAGCAACGACCGCTCGCGGCTGCCGGGAGTTCCGGTCCGGAAGGCGTTCGGTCCGCTCCATCGCCTTCCCGCGAATCGACGGTGTTCGATCCCGGCGGCGGCCGGCAGATGCCTACGGGCTGGTCGTCTGGAACGGTGCTCTTTCAGGGACCTACCCCGGGAGCAGAGGCCAATGCGGCGCCGGGGGTGCAGCAGGATGCCCTGCTCGACGCCGCCGGCGGCGTGAGATACGCCGCGGCTAATCCGAACCTTGCCGCCGCGGCGCCGCTGCTGATGCTTCTCGGCCAATTGCGGCTGATGCCGGTCGAACGGCAAGCGGCGCCCTTGGCGGAGCATATAGCCGAAGCGATCGACACCTTCGAGCTTGCAATCGCGAAAGCCGGCGTAGCCGAGGAAGACGCGCGAATCGCGAAATTCGCCCTTTGCGGAACCGCCGACGATCTTGTCGGCAATCTGCCATGGCCGAGCAAGGACAGCTGGCTTCAGCACAGCCTTGTGGCGCAGTTCTTCCACACCCAGCCGACGGGCGCCGGCTTCTACGAAGCGCTGAACAACGTCCTCGCCAAGCCGGAAGCGCATTACAACCTGCTCGAACTGATGCATGCATGCCTTTCGTTGGGTTTCGAGGGCCAGTATCGGGGGCTTGCGGGCGAGCGAAACACGCTCGAACGTGTCCGGCGCGACGTCTACGACACGCTGCGTTACTTCAAGCCGCGCGCCGCCGACGACGTCTCGCCCCGCTGGCAGGGCATGGCTGCGGCATTGCCGAAGCCAAGAGCGCGGCTGCCGCTCTGGGCGGTCGCGGCCGCCGCAGCGACGCTGGTGACGGCGGCCTTCTTCGGACTGCGGGTGCTGATCACCGATGAAGGCGATGCGACCGCCCGAGAGTTGCTGGCGCTCAACCCCTCCACGCCCGTCACCATAGAGCGCGCCAGCGTGGCGGCGCCCACTGAGCCGGCGCAAGCCAGCCCGCCGCCGCCCGTGGTTCCGGATGCCACCCAGATCGACCGTATCCGCGCGGCGCTTGCCAAGGAGATCGCCGGCGGCGGACTGAGCGTCGGCGAGAAGGGCGAGTTCATCGTCGTCGAGATCAACAACCAGCTTCTGTTTGCTCCCGGCCAGGCGGAGCTGAAGCCGCAATTCCAGCCGATCGCGGCCGCCATCGCCACGGCGCTCGACGCCGAACCCGGGCCGATCAAGATCGTCGGCCACACCGACAATGTGAAACCAAAGAAGTCGAGCACGTTCAAATCGAATTTCGATCTTTCCGTCGCCCGGGCGAAGGCCGTCCAGGCGCTGGTGGCCACGCAATTGAAGGATCCGTCGCGGCTCAGTGCCGACGGCAAGGGCGAGGACGAGCCGATCGCCGACAATGGCACGGCGGACGGCCGCGCCAAGAACCGCCGCGTCGCCATGATGATCCCGAAACAGGAGACCTTGCAGAACGGCTCCGCGGAGAACGGCAACTGA
- the tssM gene encoding type VI secretion system membrane subunit TssM, with product MRWTPRIFSLLALAGFSAAVWYAGPLIRFADTRPFAPAWLRATIIGVTIVVLALFYGVRFWQRRKAQKALETAIVRSDERNDESQVLEARMSEAIATLKRTSGKRNFLYDIPWYIVIGPPGAGKTTALVNSGLKFPLAGSGSAQPVAGVGGTRSCDWWFTDEAVLIDTAGRYTTQETDREHDKASWLAFLGLLKKHRTRQPINGVILAISLADLIGFDDRQLDAHVTEIRIRLRELHETLKIQFPVYLLFTKADLIRGFMDYFGDFDEARRRKVWGATFQTADRTRNMAGEAPAAFDELAKRLAEEIADRLQEEADPVARITLFGFPAQFGALKARITQFVGSLFDTSRSQVNVSLRGLYFSSGTQEGTPFDQVLGAIGRSFGSASQAHLSGAGKSFFLHDLLVKVIFPESGWVSFDRASERRARLARFGGLAAIALAALAALGMLGLSFFANKQLIASTRQAMAHYRDSADTLLNSTTVTDVDLENVIGPLDQLRNLPAGFENGDQAKPIEETFGLSQRERLLSASKTAYRQALERTFRSRLLVQAERTIQARMADPVALYEPLKIYLMLGGKAPKVDDELVVSWMKQDWEENRYPGENNREGRAQLEKHLRAMLALDDAYDPVFELNQPLVEAAQRSLGRMSLTDRAWAQIKSAVYAARLKDFSIAARAGPEAQLLFERTDGSELADLQVTGLYTRGGFNSFFLPQLSRIAQMLVDDQWVLGGGGEQGGIDQDLPKLGPELIDRYGKEFAAAWNGVLDQLKLKTMLKDKPQYLALSAVAAPDSPLDQLFTAIADETALTKDSAAEGDTGTAQQDPASMAKGLARIGLQIAGGKSQSRAGASSAVAQNAGASVEAQFRSFQALVGGAAGHRPLDALTQNFHDIFQSLKLAADVPTQTERVNANLQLQISTLRANVSRLPKPLARMVNAAADEFEGNVAETSVANLNQNLDQTVTRACEEAVNGRYPFTRDGTDEISMADFTKLFAPGGLMDRFFAQNLAPLIDMTGQEWTWKQDARSSRDLAKSTLKAFQSAAEIRNTFFPSGGSVPSVSITITPTSVNSEVDSAVLNVDGQTVQSAQAGNAPSIVTWPSGAASGSASLSLVPEMPGRESALKFEGPWALKRLFDKATITGDGANTEARFVIGGRDVAYTIQVGSGANPLLLPALSGFSCPKAF from the coding sequence ATGCGCTGGACGCCGCGGATCTTCAGCCTGCTTGCGCTTGCCGGTTTCTCGGCGGCGGTCTGGTATGCCGGACCGCTGATCCGCTTCGCCGACACACGCCCGTTTGCGCCTGCGTGGCTCAGGGCCACGATCATCGGCGTCACCATCGTGGTGCTCGCGCTGTTCTACGGGGTCCGCTTCTGGCAGCGGCGCAAGGCGCAAAAGGCGCTCGAAACGGCGATCGTGCGCAGCGACGAGCGCAACGACGAATCCCAGGTGCTCGAAGCGCGCATGAGCGAAGCGATCGCGACGCTGAAGCGGACGAGCGGCAAGCGCAATTTCCTCTATGACATTCCCTGGTACATCGTCATCGGCCCGCCCGGCGCCGGCAAGACGACGGCGCTGGTCAATTCCGGACTGAAGTTTCCGCTTGCCGGCTCCGGCAGCGCGCAGCCGGTGGCCGGCGTCGGCGGCACGCGGTCCTGCGACTGGTGGTTCACCGACGAGGCGGTGCTGATCGACACGGCCGGCCGCTATACGACGCAGGAGACGGACCGCGAGCACGACAAGGCAAGCTGGCTCGCCTTCCTGGGATTGCTCAAGAAACACCGCACCAGGCAACCGATCAACGGCGTGATCCTTGCCATCAGCCTTGCCGACCTGATCGGCTTCGACGACCGGCAGCTCGACGCGCATGTCACCGAGATCCGAATCCGCCTGCGCGAACTGCACGAGACGCTGAAGATCCAATTCCCGGTCTATCTGCTCTTTACCAAGGCCGATCTCATCCGCGGCTTCATGGATTATTTCGGCGATTTCGACGAGGCACGCAGGCGCAAGGTGTGGGGCGCGACATTCCAGACGGCCGACCGCACCAGGAACATGGCCGGCGAGGCGCCCGCAGCCTTCGACGAACTGGCGAAGCGGCTCGCCGAAGAGATCGCCGACCGCCTGCAGGAAGAGGCCGACCCGGTAGCGCGGATCACGCTGTTCGGCTTCCCGGCGCAGTTCGGCGCGCTGAAGGCCCGAATAACACAGTTCGTCGGCAGCCTGTTCGACACCTCGCGCAGTCAGGTCAATGTCAGCCTGCGCGGGCTCTATTTCTCCTCGGGCACCCAGGAAGGGACGCCTTTCGACCAGGTGCTAGGCGCGATCGGCCGCAGTTTCGGCAGTGCTTCGCAAGCGCATCTCTCCGGCGCCGGCAAGAGCTTCTTCCTGCATGATCTGCTGGTCAAGGTGATCTTTCCGGAATCGGGCTGGGTCTCGTTCGACAGGGCCTCCGAGCGGCGCGCCAGGCTCGCGAGGTTCGGCGGCCTCGCCGCGATCGCGCTGGCGGCTTTGGCGGCGCTCGGCATGCTGGGCCTCAGCTTCTTCGCCAACAAGCAGCTGATCGCCTCCACAAGGCAGGCCATGGCGCATTATCGCGACAGCGCCGATACGCTGCTGAACAGCACGACGGTGACCGACGTCGACCTCGAAAACGTCATCGGTCCGCTCGACCAGTTGCGCAACCTGCCGGCCGGCTTCGAAAACGGCGACCAGGCAAAGCCGATCGAGGAGACGTTCGGGCTCAGCCAGCGCGAGAGGCTGTTGTCGGCCTCCAAGACCGCCTACCGGCAAGCGCTGGAGCGAACCTTCCGCTCGCGGCTGCTGGTGCAGGCGGAGCGGACGATCCAGGCTCGGATGGCCGACCCCGTCGCGCTCTACGAGCCTTTAAAGATCTACCTGATGCTGGGCGGCAAGGCGCCGAAGGTCGACGACGAACTGGTTGTCTCCTGGATGAAGCAGGATTGGGAGGAGAACCGCTACCCCGGCGAGAACAACCGCGAGGGCCGCGCGCAGCTCGAAAAGCACCTGCGCGCCATGCTTGCGCTCGACGACGCCTATGATCCCGTCTTCGAGCTCAACCAGCCGCTGGTGGAGGCCGCGCAGCGCTCGCTCGGACGCATGAGCCTCACCGACCGCGCCTGGGCGCAGATCAAGTCGGCGGTCTATGCTGCAAGGCTCAAGGACTTCTCCATCGCCGCGAGAGCCGGTCCGGAAGCGCAGTTGCTGTTCGAGCGCACGGACGGCAGCGAGCTTGCCGATCTTCAGGTCACCGGCCTCTATACGCGCGGCGGGTTCAATAGCTTCTTCCTGCCGCAGCTGTCGCGCATCGCGCAGATGCTCGTGGACGATCAATGGGTGCTTGGCGGCGGCGGCGAACAGGGCGGCATCGACCAGGACCTGCCCAAGCTCGGCCCCGAGCTCATCGACCGCTACGGCAAGGAATTCGCCGCCGCCTGGAACGGCGTTCTCGACCAGCTGAAGCTCAAGACGATGCTGAAGGACAAGCCGCAATATCTGGCGCTCTCGGCCGTCGCCGCGCCAGACTCGCCTCTCGACCAGCTCTTCACCGCGATCGCCGATGAAACCGCATTGACGAAGGACAGCGCCGCCGAGGGCGATACCGGCACGGCGCAGCAGGACCCCGCCAGCATGGCCAAGGGCCTCGCCCGCATCGGCCTCCAGATCGCCGGCGGCAAGTCGCAAAGCCGCGCCGGCGCAAGCTCGGCCGTCGCGCAGAATGCCGGCGCGAGCGTCGAGGCGCAGTTCCGCTCGTTCCAGGCGCTGGTTGGCGGGGCCGCCGGACACCGGCCGCTCGATGCGCTGACGCAGAACTTCCACGACATCTTCCAGAGCCTGAAGCTCGCGGCCGATGTCCCCACACAGACCGAGCGCGTCAACGCCAACCTGCAGCTACAGATCTCGACATTGCGCGCCAATGTCTCGCGCCTGCCGAAGCCGCTGGCGCGCATGGTCAACGCAGCGGCGGACGAGTTCGAAGGCAATGTCGCCGAGACCTCCGTTGCCAACCTCAACCAGAACCTCGACCAGACGGTGACGCGCGCCTGCGAGGAGGCGGTCAATGGCCGCTATCCTTTCACCCGCGACGGCACAGACGAGATCTCGATGGCGGATTTCACCAAGCTGTTCGCGCCGGGCGGGCTGATGGACCGTTTCTTCGCGCAGAATCTTGCGCCGCTGATCGACATGACCGGCCAGGAATGGACCTGGAAACAGGACGCTCGCTCCAGCCGCGATCTTGCGAAGTCGACCTTGAAAGCGTTCCAGTCGGCCGCGGAAATCCGTAACACCTTCTTTCCTTCCGGCGGCTCGGTGCCTTCGGTCTCGATCACCATCACCCCCACCTCGGTGAACAGCGAAGTCGACAGCGCTGTGCTCAATGTCGACGGGCAGACGGTCCAGAGCGCCCAGGCCGGCAACGCTCCGAGCATCGTGACATGGCCGAGCGGCGCCGCTTCCGGATCGGCGAGCCTCAGCCTCGTGCCGGAAATGCCCGGCCGCGAGTCCGCGCTCAAATTCGAAGGGCCGTGGGCGTTGAAGCGGCTTTTCGACAAGGCGACCATCACCGGCGACGGCGCCAACACGGAAGCCCGCTTCGTGATCGGCGGACGTGATGTCGCCTACACGATCCAGGTCGGCTCGGGCGCCAATCCCCTGCTGCTGCCTGCCTTGTCCGGCTTCAGCTGTCCGAAGGCGTTCTGA
- a CDS encoding PP2C family protein-serine/threonine phosphatase, producing MSTVALPIESFGVSHKGCVRDHNEDNYLIEPQTGLWVVADGMGGHEAGEVASASIVDHLATIGIASSAPDLRARFEDRLSRANAEIRDISRSRGVTIGSTFAALLAMDGRFACLWAGDSRIYLVRNGSIFQVSKDHTEVQELLDRGMISAEEARTWPRRNVITHAVGVSDELEIDFQQGELMAGDVFVLGTDGLTAHVSDAEIEAAVKSATPRAACQILLDMVLTRGGTDNVTIVLVKIGGGRNGALHPDRSAVEGQAR from the coding sequence TTGAGCACTGTCGCCCTCCCCATCGAAAGCTTCGGCGTGAGCCACAAGGGCTGCGTGCGCGATCACAACGAGGACAATTACCTCATCGAACCGCAGACCGGGCTCTGGGTGGTGGCCGACGGCATGGGCGGGCATGAGGCGGGTGAAGTCGCCTCGGCCAGCATCGTCGACCATCTGGCAACGATCGGCATTGCGAGCTCCGCGCCGGACCTTCGCGCCCGCTTCGAGGACCGGCTCAGCCGCGCCAATGCCGAGATCCGCGACATATCGCGATCGCGCGGCGTCACCATCGGCTCCACTTTCGCGGCCCTGCTTGCCATGGATGGACGTTTCGCCTGCCTGTGGGCCGGCGACAGCCGCATCTATCTCGTGCGCAACGGCTCGATCTTCCAGGTTTCGAAGGATCACACCGAGGTGCAGGAATTGCTCGACCGCGGCATGATCAGCGCGGAGGAAGCGCGCACCTGGCCGCGCCGCAACGTGATCACGCATGCGGTCGGCGTCAGCGACGAGCTCGAGATCGATTTCCAGCAGGGCGAGCTGATGGCGGGCGACGTTTTCGTCCTGGGCACCGACGGACTGACCGCGCATGTCAGCGACGCCGAAATCGAGGCCGCGGTCAAATCCGCCACGCCGCGGGCGGCCTGCCAGATCCTGCTGGACATGGTGCTGACGCGCGGCGGAACCGACAATGTGACCATTGTACTCGTGAAGATCGGCGGCGGGCGCAACGGCGCGCTCCATCCGGATCGGTCCGCAGTGGAGGGCCAGGCCAGATGA